From the genome of Pseudobacteriovorax antillogorgiicola, one region includes:
- a CDS encoding glycoside hydrolase family 2 TIM barrel-domain containing protein has protein sequence MKRLIDLMLLALLISSCMASPDMIRPRIFESNEASNPSEVADEGPRNKSDELSGEKDTTEEPANDPSSNDQTQEPSIGVSLDKQVLMVDGKPFDIKAICWNPVKKGYRHPEGVAFRRGGPAFDLAYIERDIKLISEAGFNTVRPYDAIVDPEVLDLIDQYGIKIIVPAFNYFGTSDDDIRARIAATKDHPTTLFWEIGNEWNYNNFYNNNGNLDSSIARVKEVIEVIRAEDKTHPISTDYGEIPEASLIADLDVDLWGLNIYRSASFDDVFDIWKTLTNKPVYIGEYGADAIDDRDNAGRYAPMDQSFAAVELTKQIMAQYSSQGKGPVLGGAMFEFSDEWWKDGNGSADTHDIGGIAPGGGPYPDRTFNEEWWGIVDIDRKPRPAYEAMKALYKP, from the coding sequence ATGAAACGATTGATTGACCTGATGCTGCTAGCCTTGCTGATAAGTTCATGTATGGCATCTCCCGATATGATTCGTCCGCGAATCTTTGAGTCGAACGAAGCTTCAAACCCTTCCGAGGTCGCCGATGAGGGCCCGCGAAACAAGAGTGATGAGCTTAGTGGTGAGAAAGATACTACTGAGGAACCGGCTAATGACCCAAGTAGCAATGACCAAACTCAAGAGCCCAGTATAGGAGTGAGTCTCGACAAGCAAGTTCTCATGGTCGACGGCAAGCCCTTTGATATCAAAGCGATCTGCTGGAATCCTGTAAAAAAAGGCTATCGTCATCCTGAGGGGGTAGCGTTTCGTCGAGGAGGTCCCGCATTTGACTTAGCCTATATAGAACGTGACATTAAATTGATTTCAGAAGCTGGCTTCAATACGGTTCGACCCTATGATGCGATTGTCGACCCAGAGGTGCTCGATCTTATCGATCAGTACGGGATTAAAATCATTGTGCCGGCTTTCAATTATTTTGGAACCAGTGATGATGATATCCGCGCTAGGATTGCAGCGACAAAGGATCATCCGACCACTCTTTTTTGGGAGATTGGCAATGAGTGGAACTACAACAACTTCTACAACAACAATGGCAATCTTGATAGTTCGATCGCTCGGGTTAAAGAAGTTATTGAGGTGATCCGTGCCGAAGATAAAACACATCCCATTTCTACAGACTATGGTGAGATTCCGGAAGCAAGTTTGATCGCGGATTTAGATGTCGATTTGTGGGGGTTGAATATCTATCGTTCAGCATCTTTCGACGATGTCTTTGATATTTGGAAAACGCTCACTAATAAACCAGTTTACATTGGTGAATACGGTGCTGATGCCATTGATGATCGCGATAATGCTGGTCGTTATGCTCCCATGGATCAAAGTTTTGCAGCTGTCGAGCTAACCAAGCAGATCATGGCGCAATACTCGTCCCAGGGTAAGGGGCCTGTCTTAGGAGGAGCGATGTTCGAATTTAGCGACGAATGGTGGAAGGATGGCAATGGGTCCGCAGACACTCACGATATCGGCGGGATTGCTCCAGGTGGGGGACCCTATCCTGATCGAACCTTTAATGAAGAATGGTGGGGCATTGTGGATATAGATCGCAAGCCGCGACCGGCTTACGAAGCGATGAAAGCCTTGTACAAACCATAA
- a CDS encoding response regulator — MPSSDGKLRILIVDDSPTIRKNLVQTLESFDFDVVAAADGEEGVSHVAKDHGIDMVITDVHMPKLDGIEMTQKIVSQGFNKPIVVLTQERRDEFVQKARAAGATGWMVKPFHRDEVISVVRHALKLSA; from the coding sequence ATGCCAAGCTCGGATGGGAAACTAAGAATCCTGATTGTCGATGATTCCCCCACGATTCGAAAAAACCTCGTCCAAACCTTAGAAAGCTTCGACTTTGATGTCGTCGCCGCAGCGGATGGCGAAGAAGGTGTCAGTCATGTCGCGAAAGATCACGGCATCGATATGGTTATCACGGATGTTCATATGCCCAAGCTTGATGGTATCGAGATGACTCAAAAAATAGTGTCTCAGGGATTTAATAAACCTATCGTCGTCCTCACTCAGGAGCGACGGGATGAGTTCGTCCAGAAAGCACGTGCTGCAGGAGCTACTGGCTGGATGGTAAAGCCATTTCATCGGGATGAAGTGATCTCGGTGGTACGTCATGCCCTGAAATTATCTGCCTAA
- a CDS encoding S1 family peptidase — protein MIMNSAWKAAVIASALVLGACGSEQQNSGLDIINGSIPSDDGLIEQSTVALVSSNGSVFCTGTLVSSRHVISAAHCLQGFGGTLYIGFGRNSSEFTYVRASDYTTNPNYTGSFAKSVPGDISIVELSESAPSKYNPVSIYKGSISGQTVYLAGFGQTESGGSGQLYYTSVGVSSTTSNELTVYENGTGACYGDSGGPAYVYTNGELQVVGATSRGQTGCRGSSVYTYIPYFLSWIEGWTGLNL, from the coding sequence ATGATCATGAATTCAGCATGGAAGGCAGCCGTCATAGCCTCGGCGTTAGTTCTCGGTGCATGTGGAAGTGAGCAGCAGAATAGCGGATTGGATATTATTAACGGGAGCATTCCTAGTGATGATGGTCTTATCGAGCAATCTACCGTCGCTCTGGTTAGCAGCAACGGCAGTGTATTTTGCACAGGAACCTTAGTTAGTTCCCGCCATGTGATCTCTGCTGCTCATTGTCTGCAAGGATTCGGTGGAACTCTCTATATTGGTTTCGGCCGCAATTCCAGTGAGTTTACATATGTAAGAGCTAGCGACTACACCACCAACCCCAATTATACTGGCTCGTTTGCGAAAAGTGTTCCAGGAGATATTTCCATTGTAGAGCTGTCTGAGTCAGCTCCAAGCAAGTATAATCCTGTAAGCATCTACAAGGGGTCGATTTCAGGGCAGACCGTTTATCTTGCGGGATTTGGTCAAACCGAATCTGGCGGTAGCGGTCAGCTATACTACACCTCTGTGGGTGTTTCCAGTACCACGAGCAACGAGCTTACAGTATACGAAAACGGCACTGGTGCTTGCTATGGCGATTCTGGAGGCCCGGCTTATGTCTATACTAATGGTGAGCTTCAGGTCGTCGGTGCAACCTCGCGCGGACAAACGGGATGTCGTGGGTCTTCAGTTTATACCTACATCCCTTACTTTTTATCTTGGATTGAAGGCTGGACTGGCTTGAATCTTTAA
- a CDS encoding D-arabinono-1,4-lactone oxidase has translation MAQTAQEAKPETPEPEYSKGKQEVTSSNLSLVSESNNTPVQSKKKIFENWSHNIRVQPREYYEPKTLDELQSLVARSSKIKAVGSGHSFNCQAYTDQTMISLKHLNRILDVDRDNRRIRVEAGKSLHDFNKEIESYGMVLPSLGGIDKQSLAGACSTATHGSGLKWGTLSDESSIFGMELIQDDGSVLELRADRPSDREGLMAARVNLGVLGIIYAITFKLEESRCLELRSKPLSLEEAQDQGHYLKNDHFEYLVFPFTDTTEVTMRNRTSKTPKPHPIIDFYHDIFLKNWTVDGLNRCNANLNLKRTPAFVKFLAGMIPNERKVSMSWKNQPGPRTVRFFQAEYAVKLGLEAEIQQALDQLTASLAKSETFFANLPVQYRFVKGDQGSFLSPSLSTEPICYINLSSHLSYPNWQTFFEEAEKILMQYQARPQWGKQFYNNPVIQGLYPEFEAFMEFKKAWDPNGKFTGLFFEKLVAGEKSPYIVK, from the coding sequence ATGGCACAAACTGCGCAAGAAGCTAAACCAGAAACTCCAGAGCCCGAGTATTCAAAAGGTAAACAAGAAGTCACTTCCTCAAATCTGAGCCTGGTTTCAGAATCGAATAACACCCCAGTCCAATCGAAGAAAAAGATCTTTGAAAATTGGTCTCATAATATTCGAGTTCAACCCCGCGAATACTACGAACCAAAAACACTGGATGAACTCCAGTCCTTGGTAGCGAGAAGCTCGAAGATTAAAGCCGTCGGCTCGGGCCACAGCTTTAATTGTCAGGCGTATACGGACCAAACGATGATCTCTCTCAAGCACCTGAATCGAATTCTTGATGTAGACCGTGACAATCGCCGCATCCGCGTCGAGGCAGGCAAGAGCCTTCACGACTTTAATAAAGAAATCGAGTCTTATGGAATGGTACTACCATCGCTTGGAGGTATCGACAAACAAAGCCTAGCTGGAGCGTGTTCCACCGCAACCCACGGCTCTGGGTTGAAGTGGGGAACCCTTAGTGATGAATCTTCGATTTTTGGGATGGAATTGATTCAAGACGACGGCTCTGTGCTTGAACTCCGTGCCGATCGCCCATCTGATCGTGAAGGGCTGATGGCCGCTAGAGTCAACCTAGGAGTACTAGGTATCATTTATGCGATCACATTTAAGCTTGAAGAATCTCGTTGCCTAGAACTTAGATCCAAACCACTATCCCTGGAAGAAGCTCAGGATCAGGGCCACTACCTAAAGAATGATCACTTTGAATATCTCGTCTTTCCTTTTACAGACACTACCGAAGTGACCATGCGAAACCGCACCAGCAAAACCCCAAAGCCTCATCCTATTATAGATTTCTACCATGATATTTTTCTAAAGAACTGGACAGTGGATGGCTTGAATCGTTGCAATGCCAATCTGAATCTGAAGCGCACTCCAGCTTTTGTTAAGTTCCTAGCAGGGATGATTCCTAACGAAAGAAAAGTTTCTATGTCTTGGAAAAACCAACCAGGACCACGGACCGTTCGGTTTTTTCAAGCAGAATACGCTGTAAAGCTTGGCCTCGAAGCTGAGATCCAGCAAGCTCTCGATCAGTTAACGGCTAGCCTTGCCAAGAGTGAAACGTTTTTCGCAAACCTCCCCGTTCAATACCGATTCGTTAAGGGAGATCAAGGCTCTTTCTTAAGTCCCAGTCTTTCTACTGAGCCTATTTGCTACATCAATCTATCATCCCACCTTTCCTACCCCAACTGGCAGACTTTTTTTGAAGAGGCTGAAAAAATTTTGATGCAGTACCAAGCTCGCCCTCAATGGGGCAAGCAATTTTACAACAACCCTGTGATCCAAGGTCTGTATCCAGAATTTGAAGCTTTCATGGAGTTTAAAAAAGCATGGGACCCAAATGGCAAGTTTACGGGGCTATTCTTTGAAAAGCTAGTAGCTGGAGAGAAAAGCCCTTATATAGTGAAGTAA
- a CDS encoding response regulator — MASVLIFHIKDTEINRSIREKNLIQTVILENRIHQALDIVDSDARSPQVERMLTNPSRLEAYQVSLPLSVMDIEGIQAVEVVDYRGRSIYRFDQHEGVPLGRSYINQGISLDRQLLSIEKNGLESVIVFQPVRSDGILRGGLVVEIKLAPYFNSATPIGDGFHYEYLHNGRRLAVGPSADDKWMLRHELELEGDGLLSQLNLTVVGLVPLEVYIEPVAKLILVVLCSGVLILVVTLLVARRLAESISKPIRDLYKKVVAGEHDLQESPQHDEIGHLVDAFEARDKKLELYLEQIHASHNRALRANDAKTLFLANMSHEIRTPLNGIIGMSHLLLETELSDEQRRLASTVVNCSDSLMVLINDILDLSKIEAGKLEIVVRPFRFKSMLVSITEMFRGPLEEKGLQFVVDLDSSIPDVLEGDDSRIKQILMNFMGNALKFTRAGFVKLSVTKMYVDGETVGLHFSVADSGIGMSDEEQKMLFKPFSQGNRHISRDYGGTGLGLVISQRLAELMGAEISCQSVQGQGSSFQFSLNLKVLSDKAQSLESRRPLNAKQEARVLVVEDNEANYQLISLILDKEKLAFDLAKNGLEALSYIEKARYDLVLMDMQMPKMNGIEATRRIIGMLGDQAPPIVAMTANAFESDKQQCLDAGMSGFLAKPLSRKKLKEVLLEYCFVEEGEHASAS; from the coding sequence ATGGCTTCTGTTCTAATTTTTCACATCAAAGATACTGAAATCAATAGATCGATTCGGGAAAAAAACCTGATCCAAACGGTCATTCTTGAAAATCGCATTCATCAGGCTCTTGATATTGTTGACAGTGATGCACGATCACCGCAAGTAGAAAGGATGCTTACAAACCCTAGTAGGTTAGAGGCCTATCAGGTCAGTCTCCCCCTTAGTGTGATGGATATCGAAGGAATTCAGGCCGTTGAAGTTGTCGATTACCGTGGGCGATCCATCTATCGTTTCGATCAGCACGAAGGAGTGCCTTTAGGGCGAAGCTACATCAATCAAGGTATCAGCCTAGATAGGCAGTTGCTCAGTATCGAAAAAAATGGGCTAGAATCCGTCATCGTATTTCAACCTGTGCGATCGGATGGAATACTTCGTGGGGGGCTTGTTGTCGAAATCAAACTAGCACCCTATTTTAACTCTGCCACACCTATCGGTGATGGCTTTCACTATGAGTACCTCCACAACGGGCGACGTTTGGCAGTGGGACCAAGTGCCGATGACAAATGGATGCTTCGCCACGAACTTGAATTGGAAGGAGATGGCCTCTTAAGTCAACTCAATCTCACGGTCGTCGGTTTGGTGCCCCTAGAGGTTTACATCGAGCCAGTTGCCAAACTCATCTTAGTTGTTCTTTGTTCTGGTGTGCTGATTCTCGTGGTTACCCTACTGGTGGCACGCAGACTAGCAGAAAGTATTTCAAAGCCAATCAGGGATCTATACAAAAAAGTTGTGGCGGGTGAACATGACTTGCAAGAGAGCCCTCAACATGATGAGATTGGCCATCTTGTGGATGCTTTTGAAGCACGAGACAAAAAGCTAGAGCTTTATTTGGAACAGATTCACGCGTCACACAACCGTGCATTGCGGGCAAACGATGCGAAAACCCTGTTTCTAGCCAATATGAGCCATGAGATCCGCACTCCATTAAATGGCATCATAGGAATGTCTCACTTACTACTTGAAACCGAGCTGAGCGATGAGCAGCGCCGATTGGCATCAACTGTGGTGAACTGTAGCGATTCTTTGATGGTGCTGATCAATGATATCCTGGATCTCTCTAAAATTGAGGCTGGAAAACTTGAGATTGTGGTTCGGCCCTTTCGATTCAAATCGATGCTTGTCTCGATCACGGAAATGTTTCGCGGACCTCTTGAAGAAAAAGGTTTGCAGTTCGTGGTTGATTTGGATTCAAGCATACCTGATGTTTTAGAGGGGGACGACAGCCGTATCAAACAGATCCTCATGAACTTTATGGGTAATGCCTTAAAATTTACCCGAGCAGGCTTTGTGAAGCTATCCGTAACAAAGATGTATGTAGATGGTGAAACGGTGGGCTTGCATTTTTCCGTAGCCGATTCAGGGATCGGCATGAGCGATGAAGAACAAAAAATGCTTTTCAAGCCATTTTCACAAGGAAATCGTCATATTAGCCGTGACTATGGGGGCACCGGCCTGGGCCTGGTGATTTCCCAACGTCTTGCTGAATTAATGGGCGCGGAGATTAGCTGTCAAAGCGTGCAAGGGCAGGGCAGTAGCTTTCAGTTCAGCCTCAACCTGAAGGTTCTTTCAGACAAGGCCCAATCCTTGGAAAGCCGGAGGCCACTGAATGCGAAGCAGGAGGCTAGAGTTTTGGTGGTTGAAGATAATGAAGCCAATTATCAGCTGATTAGCCTTATATTGGATAAAGAAAAACTGGCCTTTGACCTGGCGAAAAATGGCTTAGAGGCACTGTCATACATCGAAAAGGCTCGATACGATCTTGTCTTGATGGATATGCAAATGCCAAAGATGAACGGTATCGAGGCAACTCGTAGGATCATTGGCATGCTAGGGGATCAGGCACCACCAATCGTAGCTATGACAGCGAATGCATTTGAGTCTGACAAGCAGCAGTGCCTGGATGCAGGTATGTCTGGCTTTCTTGCAAAGCCTCTCAGTCGTAAGAAGCTCAAAGAGGTCTTGCTTGAATATTGCTTCGTTGAAGAAGGGGAACACGCATCTGCAAGCTAA
- a CDS encoding di-heme oxidoredictase family protein, protein MRPSNLLVNTLRLMSMICLAIALNQCSQKDFDILGRASNDDQKSETPPPRSQPKPDMISSEGAMIRPLYGPNTEKQGEIAFIQNDVAYTYFGSRVRARHAREDGEAFRLYRSFPAFYFEKRTFEVEIIDKTAAGIPEVTVNITTIHPMDGDTPARPTGRFFFSGLSSVADYYYGILFDDVTAEYNDDKFHYRHTMTAVSTAGTPIKLEPGQDMEFEFTFNLRRVDGVGGVEDPTTMRGDANYYSRTWLLTLGKPGLVTWDATGGLPEPTSLAETSAPLAEKALAGGILTISPDLSAEPQRMLSQMAYQIAPSHAQTFVEGRRIFHTSFTDGLHSDPRNREFTDMVGLAGPYLNRESCISCHINNGRSLAPNEGEAIHDLIVKVGAIDDGQVTDHPSFGGQLQTQGLTGNGEGTVTISYETIAGEFLDGTPFELRKPTVNIDSKEPVEHFSIRTAPPLIGLGLLEAIDESDILAYEDVDDRDNNGISGRASVVKDLVNGEPRLGRFGWKAGRASLRQQAALALKEDMNVSSTILPESDGRYEIDDGVLDRLETYLSTLGVPPRRDTASPSVQGGEALFQMIGCADCHRPQIKTGENHPFAELRQQNIQLYSDLLLHDMGENLSSSLPGESAAASEWRTPPLWGIGLTEATTGGMASYLHDGRARTLMEAILWHGGEAGKAKAAVLGLSKAERDQLVAFLKSL, encoded by the coding sequence ATGAGACCAAGCAACCTATTGGTGAATACCTTGAGACTCATGAGCATGATATGCCTCGCCATAGCTCTGAATCAGTGCTCACAAAAAGATTTTGATATTTTAGGTCGTGCTTCTAACGATGACCAGAAGTCTGAAACTCCTCCTCCAAGATCTCAACCTAAGCCCGATATGATTAGCAGCGAAGGTGCAATGATTCGACCGCTGTACGGGCCGAATACCGAAAAGCAGGGTGAGATCGCCTTTATCCAAAATGATGTGGCCTATACTTACTTTGGTTCTCGGGTCCGAGCAAGGCATGCTCGAGAAGATGGTGAAGCCTTTCGGCTGTATCGAAGTTTCCCGGCCTTCTACTTCGAAAAACGAACGTTTGAAGTTGAAATTATTGATAAGACAGCCGCTGGTATTCCAGAAGTGACAGTCAACATTACCACGATTCACCCTATGGATGGTGATACACCCGCGAGGCCAACGGGGCGATTCTTCTTCTCAGGGCTTAGCAGTGTTGCTGATTATTATTATGGGATTCTATTTGATGACGTTACGGCCGAGTACAACGATGATAAGTTTCACTATCGCCATACTATGACGGCAGTTTCCACCGCTGGTACTCCGATCAAACTAGAGCCAGGTCAAGACATGGAATTCGAATTTACCTTTAATCTTCGTCGTGTCGATGGTGTTGGAGGCGTTGAAGATCCAACCACGATGCGAGGAGATGCAAATTACTATTCACGGACTTGGTTGCTGACTCTGGGAAAACCTGGATTGGTAACCTGGGACGCAACGGGAGGCCTACCTGAGCCTACATCACTGGCAGAAACGTCTGCACCGTTGGCCGAGAAAGCTCTTGCGGGGGGGATTCTAACCATATCTCCGGACCTCTCGGCAGAACCTCAACGAATGCTAAGTCAAATGGCTTACCAGATAGCCCCTTCCCACGCACAGACTTTTGTAGAAGGACGTCGGATCTTTCACACAAGCTTTACCGATGGGCTACACTCTGACCCCAGAAACAGGGAATTCACCGATATGGTTGGTCTTGCTGGACCTTATCTCAACCGCGAGTCTTGCATCTCGTGTCACATAAATAACGGCAGGAGTTTAGCTCCGAACGAAGGTGAAGCGATTCATGACCTGATAGTTAAAGTTGGTGCTATTGATGATGGGCAAGTTACGGACCACCCGAGCTTTGGTGGACAGCTGCAAACCCAAGGGCTGACAGGTAATGGTGAAGGTACTGTAACCATCAGCTATGAAACAATTGCGGGTGAGTTTCTCGATGGAACTCCATTTGAACTTCGCAAGCCAACTGTAAATATAGACTCGAAAGAGCCAGTTGAGCATTTTTCAATCCGAACCGCTCCGCCATTGATTGGCTTGGGACTGCTTGAGGCTATCGATGAAAGTGATATCTTGGCCTATGAGGATGTGGATGATCGGGATAATAATGGCATCTCAGGCCGGGCCAGTGTCGTTAAAGATCTTGTCAATGGTGAGCCTCGGCTAGGACGTTTTGGATGGAAGGCAGGAAGAGCGAGTCTGCGGCAGCAGGCGGCACTTGCTTTAAAGGAAGATATGAATGTTAGTTCAACAATCCTGCCTGAAAGTGATGGACGCTATGAGATCGATGATGGTGTGTTGGACCGACTGGAAACTTACCTTTCCACCCTTGGAGTGCCGCCGCGTCGAGACACGGCAAGTCCATCTGTGCAAGGTGGCGAAGCATTGTTTCAAATGATCGGTTGCGCCGATTGTCATAGACCACAGATCAAAACTGGTGAAAACCACCCGTTTGCTGAGCTTCGACAACAGAACATCCAACTCTATAGCGATCTCCTATTGCATGACATGGGTGAGAATCTGAGTAGTAGCCTACCGGGTGAATCAGCCGCAGCTTCAGAGTGGAGAACTCCTCCTTTGTGGGGAATAGGACTTACAGAGGCGACGACTGGTGGTATGGCCTCCTATCTTCATGATGGCCGAGCAAGAACTCTTATGGAAGCAATTTTATGGCACGGAGGTGAAGCTGGCAAAGCTAAGGCAGCGGTCCTTGGCCTCAGTAAAGCAGAGAGAGATCAGCTTGTGGCCTTTCTAAAGTCTCTGTAA
- a CDS encoding alkaline phosphatase D family protein, with amino-acid sequence MGINRRDLCRLFGFSLLTPYTRIQGSPFGPKTSGLNSTATATIFPLSVASGDPAPHGVVIWTKLDASGVKDGLSLYFEVSLSPMFDKLVYVGEVESEHLIPDRDYTVSIDLNAEAASFLESDQRYFYRFIYDGVVSRTGRFRTLPEPGKAVNACQFALLTCQDFSSGYFYALRHLAAEEIDFVIHLGDFIYEYAAYPGQDNHVRTVDLDGRSVAESLEDFRAIYRTYRRDPNLQLAMENHTWIVTWDDHETANNAYWDYGKDTLGLEKDHPLSLASSETKRRFKRASQQAWLEYIPARVHIDHGAEHPHQFLRIYRNFRYGDLMDLFMMDTRTYRTEQPCIGKNITCKDYAKPIDDDQLEHSMLGSMQRQWLIDGVTESECRWQLVGNQTLFSQFGLTGPWSGHTYAYLAGYDGWDGYQSERDTIIDAVKNAGLERFVVLTGDFHTYLASFIKLDFSQSKIEDTEVIGLELMTPSVTSANFATTLAKTSGDKPQSEWNFWDRASRALGLAYSKTKVIDKVVEHKIRTWNDHFQDFGGNLNGYALLKVERDSLRWSIFHIDPGADSFEEAPKLEVRAKRYHPNTNLLQDIN; translated from the coding sequence ATGGGCATTAACCGACGTGATTTATGCAGGCTATTCGGATTTTCTTTGCTTACACCTTATACTCGCATTCAAGGTAGCCCGTTTGGACCCAAAACTTCAGGATTGAATTCAACCGCGACGGCTACCATATTTCCACTTTCAGTGGCGTCTGGTGATCCTGCTCCTCATGGGGTCGTTATTTGGACAAAACTCGATGCAAGTGGAGTGAAAGACGGCCTATCTCTCTATTTTGAAGTCTCGCTGAGCCCTATGTTTGACAAGCTCGTATATGTTGGTGAAGTAGAATCCGAGCATCTAATACCAGATCGTGACTATACTGTATCGATCGATTTAAATGCCGAAGCTGCCAGTTTCTTAGAATCCGATCAAAGGTACTTCTATCGTTTTATTTATGATGGCGTCGTGAGTCGGACGGGGCGTTTTCGCACTCTTCCTGAGCCAGGTAAAGCGGTTAACGCTTGCCAGTTTGCTCTGCTAACCTGTCAAGACTTCTCCTCAGGCTATTTCTATGCGCTGCGCCATCTGGCAGCTGAGGAGATCGACTTTGTGATTCACTTGGGTGACTTTATTTATGAATATGCTGCTTATCCAGGGCAAGACAATCACGTCCGCACTGTTGACCTTGATGGTCGTTCGGTAGCTGAATCACTGGAAGACTTTCGCGCTATCTATCGAACCTACCGACGGGACCCCAACTTACAACTGGCGATGGAAAATCATACGTGGATCGTCACGTGGGACGATCATGAGACCGCGAATAACGCTTATTGGGACTACGGAAAAGACACCCTAGGGCTTGAAAAAGACCACCCCTTAAGTCTGGCAAGTTCTGAAACTAAGCGAAGGTTCAAACGGGCCTCGCAACAAGCGTGGCTGGAATATATACCGGCAAGGGTTCATATTGATCATGGGGCAGAACACCCTCATCAATTTCTGCGAATATACCGCAACTTCCGCTACGGTGATCTCATGGATCTATTTATGATGGATACCCGCACATATCGGACTGAGCAACCATGTATAGGTAAAAATATTACATGTAAAGATTATGCGAAGCCAATTGACGATGATCAGCTCGAACACTCGATGCTGGGGAGTATGCAAAGGCAGTGGCTGATCGATGGTGTTACAGAATCAGAATGTCGTTGGCAGCTCGTTGGTAACCAAACCTTGTTTTCCCAGTTCGGCCTGACAGGGCCATGGTCAGGGCATACCTATGCTTATCTAGCCGGCTACGATGGTTGGGATGGATATCAAAGTGAACGAGATACTATTATAGATGCGGTTAAAAACGCTGGCCTTGAGCGATTTGTGGTATTGACTGGAGATTTTCATACTTACTTAGCATCGTTTATAAAGTTGGATTTTAGCCAGAGTAAGATTGAAGACACCGAAGTTATCGGGCTTGAGCTAATGACACCGTCGGTAACTTCGGCTAACTTTGCGACGACCCTTGCAAAGACATCAGGCGATAAACCTCAATCTGAATGGAACTTTTGGGATCGCGCGTCCAGAGCTTTAGGCTTAGCATACTCAAAAACAAAAGTTATTGATAAGGTTGTAGAGCATAAGATTCGAACTTGGAATGATCATTTTCAGGACTTTGGCGGTAACCTGAATGGCTATGCCTTGCTTAAGGTCGAGAGGGATTCCCTACGTTGGTCCATCTTTCATATCGACCCAGGAGCGGATAGCTTTGAAGAGGCACCAAAGTTGGAGGTCCGCGCCAAGCGCTATCATCCTAATACGAACTTACTGCAAGATATCAACTGA
- a CDS encoding response regulator gives MSKILVVDDVVQMQELVIQIAETQGIKGHGVSNSRKALQFLQDVDDISLIFLDINLEGESGFSLCKRIRAEPELADTKICFISGHREKQYVLKALSEGGNDYLIKPIDPLSVIEKLNRFVKNNSSSQFVWCDASLVAIPQGFPFKLELHVHKISEGGLKLTSPIEFEKSAVFDLELPYFSRKKGEGCLFTCEITHCKKQKQSYNVDVNFVGISENFAQMIREETVKQVPLED, from the coding sequence ATGTCTAAAATTTTAGTCGTTGATGATGTTGTTCAAATGCAGGAATTGGTGATTCAAATTGCAGAAACCCAGGGCATTAAAGGCCATGGGGTTAGCAATAGCCGGAAGGCACTCCAATTCCTTCAAGATGTCGATGACATCTCCTTGATCTTTCTTGATATCAACCTTGAAGGTGAATCTGGCTTCAGTTTATGCAAGCGTATCCGTGCCGAGCCCGAGTTGGCTGATACGAAAATTTGCTTCATCAGCGGTCATCGTGAGAAGCAGTACGTGCTAAAAGCACTATCAGAAGGGGGTAATGACTACCTCATCAAGCCAATTGACCCTCTTTCTGTAATCGAAAAACTCAATCGCTTTGTCAAAAACAACTCATCCAGTCAATTTGTTTGGTGCGACGCCTCCCTTGTCGCCATTCCCCAAGGATTTCCCTTCAAGTTGGAGTTGCACGTTCACAAGATCTCGGAAGGAGGATTGAAGTTGACCTCACCAATCGAATTTGAAAAGTCTGCGGTTTTCGATCTTGAACTACCATACTTCTCCCGCAAAAAGGGCGAAGGCTGCTTATTCACCTGCGAGATCACACATTGCAAAAAACAAAAACAGAGTTACAACGTCGATGTAAATTTTGTCGGGATTTCGGAAAACTTCGCACAGATGATCCGTGAGGAAACCGTCAAACAAGTGCCATTGGAGGATTAA